A stretch of Zymoseptoria tritici IPO323 chromosome 1, whole genome shotgun sequence DNA encodes these proteins:
- a CDS encoding 40S ribosomal protein S12 produces MSVLDALKGVLKISLIHDGLARGLREASKALDRRQAHMCVLNEACEEEAYKKLVVALCGEHKIPLIKVPDGKQLGEWAGLCQIDREGNARKVVNCSCVVVKDWGEESQERSILLNYFETEQ; encoded by the exons ATGTCTGTCCTCGACGCCCTCAAGGGAGTCCTCAAGATCTCCTTGATCCACGACGGACTCGCCCGCGGTCTCCGCGAGGCCAGCAAGGCCCTCGATCGTCGCCAGGCTCACATGTGCGTGCTCAACGAGGCgtgcgaggaggaggcataCAAGAAGTTGGTTGTCGCTCTGTGCGGCGAGCACAAGATTCCTCTCATCAAGGTTCCGGATGGCAAGCAGCTCGGCGAGTGGGCGGGTCTCT GCCAAATCGACCGTGAGGGCAACGCACGCAAGGTCGTCAACTGCTCGTGTGTCGTCGTCAAGGACTGGGGTGAGGAGTCGCAGGAGCGCTCCATTCTCCTCAACTACTTCGAGACTGAGCAGTAG